In one window of Scylla paramamosain isolate STU-SP2022 chromosome 36, ASM3559412v1, whole genome shotgun sequence DNA:
- the LOC135090947 gene encoding uncharacterized protein LOC135090947 isoform X2, which yields MFYSLSRWLVYTVGIVTCRSQQMPQTNRLRVASLCLQFMGFVVAISFSGNLTAFLTTRNVEPALRSLRQLDESGLTIVGFSNYWYLFFLASQNTHLLSFAGKYRDVADTLPVFREVAEQRTAALVENRNHLQYILTQFYTTKRGETPLRIQEECLATFGVSAALSRHSPLAPYINEAIHYMQAGGLTDKFFEEVLLEDLHHDDHGDEETWLDLHDQDTVATGAKVRGVVFLPDLI from the exons ATGTTTTAtag CCTGAGTCGCTGGCTGGTATACACAGTGGGTATTGTCACCTGCCGGAGTCAACAGATGCCTCAGACGAACAGGCTTCGCGTCGCCTCTCTGTGCCTGCAGTTCATGGGCTTCGTGGTGGCCATTAGCTTCAGTGGCAACCTCACCGCCTTCCTGACCACGCGG aacGTGGAGCCCGCCCTCAGGAGTCTTCGTCAGCTGGATGAGAGTGGCTTAACCATCGTGGGTTTTAGCAACTACTggtatctcttcttcctcgcttCACAAAACACgcatcttctctccttcgcaGGCAAATATCGTGATGTTGCCGACACTCTTCCCGTCTtcag ggAGGTGGCGGAGCAGAGGACAGCGGCTCTAGTGGAGAACAGGAACCACCTTCAGTATATTCTGACGCAGTTCTACACGACCAAGAGAGGAGAGACGCCCCTTAGGATACAAGAGGAGTGCCTGGCGACCTTTGGAGTGAGTGCTGCTCTCAGTAGGCACTCTCCCTTGGCACCTTACATTAATGAG gCCATCCACTACATGCAGGCTGGGGGACTCACAGATAAATTTTTTGAGGAGGTGCtgcttgaagacctccaccatgACGACCACGGGGACGAGGAGACCTGGCTGGACCTACACGACCAGGACACGGTGGCCACGGGGGCTAAGGTAAGGGGGGTCGTGTTTCTACCTGACCTAATATGA
- the LOC135090947 gene encoding uncharacterized protein LOC135090947 isoform X1, translated as MISFSFSLLFLLSFIIFLPPPSLVVVVVVVVVLLLLLLCLFLLLLHFSLDRHLFFHHHHHHHHHHHYLHSLSRWLVYTVGIVTCRSQQMPQTNRLRVASLCLQFMGFVVAISFSGNLTAFLTTRNVEPALRSLRQLDESGLTIVGFSNYWYLFFLASQNTHLLSFAGKYRDVADTLPVFREVAEQRTAALVENRNHLQYILTQFYTTKRGETPLRIQEECLATFGVSAALSRHSPLAPYINEAIHYMQAGGLTDKFFEEVLLEDLHHDDHGDEETWLDLHDQDTVATGAKVRGVVFLPDLI; from the exons atgatttcattttctttctctcttcttttccttctttctttcattatttttcttcctcctccttctcttgttgttgttgttgttgttgttgttgttcttcttcttcttcttttatgtctttttcttcttcttcttcatttttctcttgatcgtcatcttttcttccaccaccaccaccaccaccaccaccaccaccactaccttcacagCCTGAGTCGCTGGCTGGTATACACAGTGGGTATTGTCACCTGCCGGAGTCAACAGATGCCTCAGACGAACAGGCTTCGCGTCGCCTCTCTGTGCCTGCAGTTCATGGGCTTCGTGGTGGCCATTAGCTTCAGTGGCAACCTCACCGCCTTCCTGACCACGCGG aacGTGGAGCCCGCCCTCAGGAGTCTTCGTCAGCTGGATGAGAGTGGCTTAACCATCGTGGGTTTTAGCAACTACTggtatctcttcttcctcgcttCACAAAACACgcatcttctctccttcgcaGGCAAATATCGTGATGTTGCCGACACTCTTCCCGTCTtcag ggAGGTGGCGGAGCAGAGGACAGCGGCTCTAGTGGAGAACAGGAACCACCTTCAGTATATTCTGACGCAGTTCTACACGACCAAGAGAGGAGAGACGCCCCTTAGGATACAAGAGGAGTGCCTGGCGACCTTTGGAGTGAGTGCTGCTCTCAGTAGGCACTCTCCCTTGGCACCTTACATTAATGAG gCCATCCACTACATGCAGGCTGGGGGACTCACAGATAAATTTTTTGAGGAGGTGCtgcttgaagacctccaccatgACGACCACGGGGACGAGGAGACCTGGCTGGACCTACACGACCAGGACACGGTGGCCACGGGGGCTAAGGTAAGGGGGGTCGTGTTTCTACCTGACCTAATATGA